Proteins from a single region of Anastrepha ludens isolate Willacy chromosome 5, idAnaLude1.1, whole genome shotgun sequence:
- the LOC128864181 gene encoding uncharacterized protein LOC128864181, which produces MATGTEDLESILAIKEVEYIVRRLKRLNTTVERSKMDIINEILLYALNIDAKNNANTNSEATSSTMDDKPKSIPDKYNEAIVKEICGEVNTNIKQLFGIHHCNLDKEIISMKVIKQKHKKSLKLFGEMSTIMKRLNDDFIEDKKEFMVSVRKGTYPKTASTKSATYPLRIDKDPPIMVLGPYGTEVPESEYAKIRWTSPKGATRMLFGLVFDYSAVLLAYFAHSLLDPYKISDIEHCVKVNTKGADKEIREAIAKKAYETQKKYMKFRAKILNNF; this is translated from the coding sequence ATGGCTACTGGGACGGAGGACTTGGAATCCATTTTGGCAATAAAAGAAGTTGAATATATCGTAAGAAGATTGAAAAGACTAAATACAACTGTCGAAAGATCAAAAATGGatattattaatgaaattttattatacgCTTTGAATATTGATgccaaaaataatgcaaatacaaattctGAGGCAACCTCCAGCACAATGGATGACAAACCGAAATCGATTCCAGATAAATACAATGAAGCAATAGTTAAGGAAATATGCGGTGAGGTGAATACCAATATTAAGCAACTTTTTGGTATCCATCATTGTAATTTAGATAAAGAAATTATCAGCATGAAggtaataaaacaaaagcataagaaatcgttgaaattatttGGTGAAATGTCCACTATTATGAAACGTCTTAATGATGACTTCATAGAGGATAAAAAAGAGTTTATGGTATCGGTTAGGAAGGGAACTTATCCAAAAACAGCATCGACCAAATCTGCAACTTATCCATTGCGTATTGATAAAGATCCACCAATCATGGTTTTGGGACCTTATGGTACCGAAGTTCCGGAATCAGAATATGCAAAAATCCGTTGGACTTCACCAAAAGGTGCGACACGTATGCTTTTTGGTCTAGTATTTGATTACTCTGCAGTATTGTTGGCATACTTCGCACATTCACTATTAGATCCTTATAAGATTTCTGATATTGAACATTGCGTAAAAGTGAACACCAAAGGTGCGGATAAAGAAATACGCGAGGCTATTGCTAAGAAAGCTtatgaaacacaaaagaaatacATGAAATTTAGAGCCaagattttgaataatttttaa